In the Uranotaenia lowii strain MFRU-FL chromosome 1, ASM2978415v1, whole genome shotgun sequence genome, atttgcctgattcgcaccacatttgatgatgtgccctttccatacgcatggcttgaaaagtatgtaaacaagcagtacacatgcgacatctgcgattttgaaacaggcacacgaaactcgccagaactgtcaagttgccagggggttggtttTAATCTACTTActtattttcgcacccattgttgcgatccaggttggtatttttgtttgtttattttctgatagcaacgaccggctgcgttgctaccgggttgctatataaacgcatcctgtaacaacctactgctcgaatgttttttctcgaatcaagttagcaactgttggtgcgatgatgggttgataaatatgttgctgaatgtactcgattcgaggtttagcaaccattggtgggcctggtcttagtaaaagtgtacctcattggGTTGCTACCTGGTTGCTACAAATAAGAATCTTGTAGCAATCCACTGCTCGACTGATATTTCCCAAATCCAGTAAGCGACCGTTGGTGCAAAGACGAGTTCATATACATGTTGCTGAAAGTACTCGATTCGTGGTTTAGCTACCATTCGTGGGCCTGGcctacttcttcttcttctgcttTTTACTTGAACAGCTTCAGCCCTTCAGCTCAGCCGTTGGGGGGGTAAGGGCCAGTAACTAAGACTATATGCCCTGGGGGCCTGGtctaagaaaggctacaatccactgacaagtgtattaaatcgggtttttatttatcaaattgatTAAAGATGACAGTACTTTAAGACtcgtgttttgaaaataaacacattcttgatttgttttaatGCTCATTGATGTTTAATGCTCAAATGTTTTAACGAAcaagtgaataaaaatctttttttttttttttgttaaattcccactattttttcattgtatttcTATATATTTCACAGTCAATCGACAAATATGGTTTGCACCGATACCGTCTCTCAGATGCTCAACCTATTGAAGACGAGCTGACTCAAATCCATCGGAGGCGTAGCTCACGAATGATCGATCTGGAACAATCAACCCTCATGATGGACGGGTAATGAAACCTACATAAGAACGCTGCTGACTACTGTTCATATGTGCATTACCATTTCCAGAAACCTCACATTCCCCTCCAAAACTGTCACTGCCGACAACTGCCTTACGGTGGAATCCACGCCTCCACCTAAACGGGAAACACTCCGGCCCTTGGTCTACGAGTACCGGTTCATCGACATTGCCACCTACTCGTGTGGATCCGTCTTCGGCATCGGAGAGCACATGCAGGATCGAACCGTGGTGGCCCGGAGTCGATCGGTCCAATGCTTGCTAATACCACGCTATTGGCTGCTGCAGAAGAGCCAAAACGTCAACAACGTTTGGAACCGGATACGGGTATTCCTGGACCAGCGGCAGCTCACCCGGGACGGACGTTTCCGGTGGTACCTGAAGGAGCTGCAGTGGCGCAAAATCCGCAACCAGGTCCGAGAGAACTTCCTGACCAATCACGTCGAGTTCAATCATACCAAACTGTGCGACGTACCATCGATGTGTCGAATCGAGCAGAGTGATGTTTTCGTTTGAAGTTAAAGTGAGTTATAATATGTTGcaatcaaaaagtatttgttaaccggaaatatttcaatcaatagAGTACATGTAGACaggataaaagttttttttttattaagtacgAAGGTAAGGAAGTTGAATTTTTCTTCTAGCGACCGTTCTTATTCTCAAAGTGGGCTACTCTAAGTAGTACGTAGAGGTCAACAACACCAATCTTGACTGTTTCAATCTTCTAGAAAGTGAAAAGTAGCGTGATGAGTCAATATTTGAATATCACTTACTTATCGTGATATATGATTTTGCAGACAACAAAACACGTCACaaatacacacacacatatgGAAAGCGAATGATGATTGCCAATTTGAATCTCACCGGAAAACGCTCACGTGTTTTCCATATTCCATATTCATGAAACATGGCAGCTACCGTTTGATCGGAAATATGTATGTGACGCCCCCGACCTGAATCGGTGTTATTGATTTGCAACAGTCACGCTACGGCACATCAAAGTTTCGAACAAGAAAGGATTGATTGAGGGAACTTCCCTCGAAGAAAGTCTAAACATTTTAATTGAAAGAAAGTTTAAGGTGGTTCAACATTTCATCAAATagtattgtattttttattattctgtcTTTAAAATTCTCACACATTCACTTAGatgacttttatttttatagcaTTTTTGATCATATCTTTTTCATGTGTACAATAGTTAACCCATACGTGGTCCCATGGGGGGGATGATCACCCCCTCTCCACCAAGTTGAAAATTAGCCTTCTATAAAATTGATCTACTAAACTTAAATCTTCACATTCCTTACACTCATGAAACACATTCGAGTCTCATTTTTCTGTAAACCAACACACTGTAGACAAAAAATCGAACGGTGGTTGTTTTTTTAAGCTGATCATGATGTTATGACGCGCACGCCAGCAACATCGGAAGATTGTCGTTCAAATGTTACTTTCGGAGACACAAATTACTGTAATCCCTTTCCTCCGAAATTATAAGCGATGAATGCATGTCTGTCTGGCTTCACAAAATAGCACAAACTCTAATTTGGGTAAATGCAGTCATCTTGTGATGTttgtttgaggttttttttccttcattgtCTAGGTGCTCTCTCCTTCAATTACGACAGCAAACATTCCACGCTACCGTCAAATCTGATCAGTAGGTGAGTACCTCATGCCTTCAGGCCAAGATGCCCCCAGGTCATATGTAAACATTGACTTATGAAGTGTCCGAGACGAAATGTAGAGAAATATTATGATGGGCATCGTTCGAAAATTGTCGTGACATGGGCACAAGTATAGTAAGTACGCGTGCGTGCTATCGGAGTGTGCCCAATCTTCGAGAGGGTTTACTTAACGACTGACATCAGCTCGGTAGGTAATTTCTTCAAGCTACATGCGTCCGATTATTATGAGTTGGGATGCATCTTTTTGCTTGACATTTTAATTATGTGTGATAGTGACGACGAAAGATCAaagttttaggaaaaaatcattattttattttatttacatagtattccgtctcacgacataacttgacgaacataattcctaaaattcactcggtccatggcaaccgttctccaatttctcgggcaccccacgttcgccagatcacgctccacttggtctaaccaccttgcttgttgcgcccccgctcgtcttgttcctaccggattcgtagcgaacacctgttttgtagggcagtcgtccggcattctcgcaacatgtcccgcccagcgtatccggccagccttcaccaccttctggatactgggttcgccgtagagtcgcgcgagctcgtggttcatccttcgcctccacactccgttctcctgtacgccgccaaagatggttcttaacactcgtcgctcgaatactccgagtgtacgcaggtcctcctcgagcaatatccatgtcttgtgcccgtagagaacaaccggtctaatgagcgtcatatacaggttacacttcgtacgagggctaagtcttctcgaccgcagttgcttgtggagtccataataggcacgacttccgctgttaattcgcctccggatctcacggctgatgtcattgtctgcggtcaccagtgagccgagatagacaaagtcttcgactatctccagctcgtcgccgtcgatcgtgaccttgttattactggacaagcgagttcggtcggtctcggatccgcaggccagcatgtacttcgtcttggacgtattaatcatcaacccaatccttcctgcttcgcgtttcagtttgcggtagatctcctccaccgccgcagatgatctgccgactatatcaatgtcatcggcaaagcagataagttgactggatctgttgaaaatcgttccccgcatttcgcccaccgctcgtcgaataacaccttctagcgccacgttgaacatcatgcaggatagaccatcaccttgtcgaagccccctgcgcgattcgaacgaactcgacaattcacccgttgaccgtccctccatgaagccggcctgatgacttcccacgaatctgtttgcttgtggcgttaggcggattcaggacaacactttgtaggcggtattgaggacagtgatcgcttggTAGTTCttacagtccaatttgtcgcccttcttgtagatggggcatattaccccctccttccactcctccggtagctgttctatgtcccagatccggactatcaaccggtgtaggcaatcggccaacttgtccgggcccattttgatgagttcagctgcgatgccatccttcccagccgacttgtttctattcagctggcgaatggcttccttaacttcacttatCGTTttgagtggctcctcttcgtcgttggctacgccggcgatgtaccttcccccaccgtcttgatctcctgcatgtgcgccgttcaggtgttcatcgaagtgctccttccaccttttgatcacctcacgattgtccgtcaggatacccccgtccttatcccggcacatatcggcttgcggcacgaagcctttgcgggatgcgttgagttttgatagaactttcgtgtttcttgggaacgatgcagctgctccagctcctcgagctcctcctcctcctccaggtggcgctttttctcctggaaaattcggactcgctgcctcttccgctgtcggtgattttccacatttcgacgggtgcccctttgcactactgccgcccgcgcggcattttcttcgtccatcaccctcctacacacctcgtcgaaccagtcgttccgtcgagatcgctccacataaccgatgacgttctccgaagcactgttgatggctgtcttgatggtatcccaacagtcctcgagaggggctttatcaagctcgccctctgccggcagcgctgcttcgaccgattgcgcgtagtctgccgcgacctcaggttgcttcagtcgtgcgatattgaaccgaggcgggcgccggtttcgtgtgttgttcactacggagagttttgggcgcatcttcaccatcaccagatagtggtctgactcgatgttggcgcctcgacaggatctgacgtcgatgatgtccgagaagtgccggctgtcaaccaaaacgtggtcgatctgtgattgcgtttggtacggtgatctccagctGTACTTGTgagggaggcggtgctgaaaaaaggtactacgtacggccattcgtttggaggcggcgaaatcaataagtctgaagccgttttcgttggttagctggtgcgcactgaaccttccaattgtcggtttgagttcctcctcctggccgacctgagcattgaaatccccgatgacgatcttgatatcatgttttgggcaacggtcgtattcacgctccagctgcgcgtaaaattcgtctttgtcttcatcggtacttccgaggtgagggctgtgcacgttgatgatgccgatgttgaaaaaccggcccttgattctcaaccggcacattcgtgagttgatcgaccaccacccgatcacgcgcttttgcatctttcccatcactataaaagctgttcctagctcgtgtgtgttgccgcagctctggtagatggcacgaccatctgggtacgttcgtaccgtggagcccttccagcatacctcctgcagcgctacgatgtcgaatttgcggctcttcaattcgttggagagcacgtgggtactgcccacaaaatttagagatcggcagttccgtgttccaagtttccaatcgcaagtcccttttcgtcgcgtgggtctttgccgatttccatccgaaatttgttgttcgttgttcgttgcttatgtttctTTGTAGTCACgtgctcgcaaggcccgcagctaaccccactatctcgcaggaggaccatcgtgatgttgctgttttaggtcccgaacaccaccaggacgttgttgcactccgcacgccgcccctgacatggagaacagacgcgtacgaagccccctgactcagtctacatgcgaccaaagcatccaccggggttgggtacccgatctccgctaaggttgctcgcacacCAGCTAGCATCACGGGGAGGTCGAAAATcagagttgcagacaagagatgatatgaccactacccgaaggttgggtgtatggggtctcgagttgcacattgtctaccgttcactagccaaattattttaatcctatattagttataatttttttttaattattccaaAAACAAAAGAGTTCAAGGtttgttttttggtttcttccCAAGAATATATAATTTTCTGTGTAATTTTACCCaaattgaaacatcaataaTTTTGCTAACTTACTTTAGAGACAGTAAATACGAgcgaaatcaatcaattttacacaagttttcaagtttttgttatttttcaatcaaaacagtAAAGTATAGTAACACTTGTGATTGATTTGcgatagatttcaaaattcgtcAAACACGTATTCAACTTGTTTATTCAatacattttatttcttttaaatgagaaacagttctttttttaaagttttcaaaattaagacagatttttttaaattatgttttagtAGTgatatttaaagtaaaattgaGATGGGAATATTATTGGGGAAAAAGTCATAAACTAATTTCATTAGGCAATAGTAGGAGTTTAGAAGAATAGGTTTGATAGTTTTaattacactagtcaaaagtgtctcccgatCACCTCCTTTTACCCAAACCTctaaaccaaaattattttgctgggatgcagaggtgacctcggtcctaaagcacaagattgatctttcatccttttctatattttccaatctatccattgaataCTAGggcgtggccggcgccgttattgatgtaaaaagagagagcatcaggttTGAGCATTGTGAATGTGATGCCAATCCCAGGCTctattcatttgacctctgaacaaaactgatggcctcggtcaatcacggagtagcaaccattggcgatgtggaactcgttctactgagccacgcctacgATCTTGGAGCTCgaaatgtatttattttcataacgatattttccaaatagtgaaaacattaaaaaaataattccatcTAGCATTGGTATATTCATACGAAAGAAAATGTTGAAGAAGCATTTCGGactcaatgattaaaggtggatgtgagtagtcaatcaagctaagccaagctaagctaaaaactaaaaaaaccgCTGAAGAATCCTTGATAAAGGTTAAATAAATCTCCGAAACGtcggaagttaaaaaaatatccgtTATCACTGTCCAATGAACTTAAAAGCCGATAATAATCCAATTAAAGCGGGATTGCCAATTTTCCGAAAACTCATAACAAAACGATTACTATTCGTATTTCTAAGTTTTGCTGATCTTTTGAAGCGCTCAATGGTAACTACATAAGATTGGCAGCCGTAACGCTCCTCGAAACACGTGGGACTAGATTTTATAGAAATTAAGTtgattaaaatgtaaattgaaacaaaatgaaatggaaagatttcataaatttataagAGACGCGTAGTCTTGCTGGCAGCCAGCAGGACGTATCGCTTCAAAGAAATTGAGGTAGGCTTTTAGTCGGAACGAATTCGTCAAACAGATGTTACTTTCCGATCGTATTTGTTGCTTTGATAATCAAATGACTAAAAAGCATCTtcatttattatttcttttggTGTGGCCATTGCAAGTTGATTGCTTTTACAATCCTACGTTAACCAACTACTTGATAACAGTACTCAGGCATTATTCACTGCACGAAACGGGACAGTTTAGGTGTATTTTCTTCGACATGAACAGTGATAATGCTTTCAAAAATTCGGTAGGGGAAGTTCTCAAGTCCCCAGTGCTGGATGGTATCGCAAAAATGGTCATCGATGGAAGCTTCCAGGCGGATGAAAACAACATGTGGCATAGCCCAAATTTAGTGGTCATTTATTCGGGGAACATTGGTATGGGACTCCCTCAAATACACAAATGGTTCAACCAGGTGTTCAAATTTTGGAACCATGCCACGAGATTGGTGATAGTTTTCCCTGAGCAGGAAGAGGTCCTGAACACTATGCGTGAATTTATACTTGCGGCTCGTTTTACGAAAGTAGTTTATCTGTGTGCTACTCGTCGCTGTGTAGTGCGATTTGATATTGAGGGACAGCTTGAGCTTTACCAGGAACAATATGTAGCACCGGAATCGCTCATCGTGGATTACGCTAGGAACTTCCAGAAACTTCCTTTCAGATATACTATGCAATACCAAACGGCTAACGGGTACATCAGAAGTGACCAGCAGTGCGGAATTTGGGCTAGGTGGGTTCAGGAAACCTGTCGATATGTGAATGCGACTCATCTGCCGATTGGGAATCCTTGTGCCGACGACGTGGACTTGAATTGCTACTTTCAATGGCGTATGATTTTTGACACTCTAGTTCACTATTCACTAACAGGTAGCGCTGATCAAATTGGTTCTTTTTGGtaaaactttgtatggaaaaaaatctacttacattttttaattttttttggtgagGGTGGCACACTTTTTGAAGAGTTCTAAAGATTTCCATTAACCTATCGCATCATTTGCGCTCGGTGTTGATGCCGAATGAGGTggtgaaaatggttgaaatcgCGAAAAACTTTTCGTATTTTTCccggtttgtttactttttggacggtggcaaagttgccagttgcagtatgtttaatttattttcgtaaaatttttgcCACAATTAATAATTCCTTAAACTATTATTTCTTTAATTCTAAATATTATTATAACTGAATAGAAACTAACAAACGCTGGGAGCTGGAAAACCGAATTTTATCTATATCTAGCACCtacattgaaaaaatgacaaaattttacaaccgAACTGTGTTaaacttattgaattttcatataGAGATACGCCGATTTTTAATTTACTAGAAATACTttcgaaaacaaagtttttctaatattgTAAACAAAAATATCTCAGAAAGATTAAATATTAATCAATTCAAATTAACCAAAAATTTCAGCTTAGAGACGAAATAATTGTGATTAATCATTGAAaagattttattatttgaaatttattcttatcaaattaatttttttaatatagtttATGTTTGGCTTTTAAATGACACTTCAACCCAGCTTACATAGAATCATAGTAGAAATGGTTATCCAAACTTACTTTTAAGACTTATTTGATCACCATCGCAAACATGATAGTAGTgatatttagtttttgttggaaaattatagaaattttgtCTCTACTTTTGTAGCTATTTGTTAAGTATAGTTTTGTTGTTCCAACGATAAACCTTGTGGGTAAATGATTGTGAAATCTTATAGAGTTTTTGGATATATTCAGGACATGTCACATGATTAACCTTTCCAGAACGTATCCAGGCCGCACCAACCTGGACATATTGaccaaaaatctttgcaaaatccgctcattggaactcaaaattttcaaattaaaaaccgGGCTAATAAGTCCAAATCCCaatatttttatagaatttcaggaattgcgaaatttaaacatgaaaaattatattttctcgAGACACCTGTGTGGCATTGatcttatttataattttataaaatggttATAAGTTCAAATTGATTAAGCAAAAATTGTTACGCAAAAATCATATATCGTTAGTTTTATAGGAGCTCGCCAAAATTGTggatataggggagatgagggcataacgagcacccgaggcataatgagatctacgcttttctacgaaagtgcgtattttcttaaataaattttcatgaggatttgtttcgtacttcctatagtattaatgttgcacaaaaaaaggaatctccttattatctttacagagatatttaaaaaaaactagcttggttctcaagttatgaaaatattataatttttgagcaccacgaaataagctcttatgatcttaaaataaccttgatctatgatgtac is a window encoding:
- the LOC129749217 gene encoding uncharacterized protein LOC129749217; translation: MGRFHYFDRWTEEQRQKCHQLCKVQEFRKDQIIFAEGRTPINYAHFVLSGQCAVLQCLKMVKSIDKYGLHRYRLSDAQPIEDELTQIHRRRSSRMIDLEQSTLMMDGNLTFPSKTVTADNCLTVESTPPPKRETLRPLVYEYRFIDIATYSCGSVFGIGEHMQDRTVVARSRSVQCLLIPRYWLLQKSQNVNNVWNRIRVFLDQRQLTRDGRFRWYLKELQWRKIRNQVRENFLTNHVEFNHTKLCDVPSMCRIEQSDVFV